Part of the Helicobacter sp. 'house sparrow 1' genome, CTTGTCTCACTTCTTGCTCTATCAATCATATCAGCACCCTTGCAGCAGTGACCCCCTTGAGAAATAGGATGATCTTGAGCTACCTCTTGGCGTACCCAAACCCCATCTTTAACTTCAGCAATAATTCCACATCCTACAGAACAATGGGTGCAAATTGTCTTGATTTTTTTTGAACCAGGATATGCTTCCTTAAGCTCCTGCTTACCTGCCTGTTTTAAAACTTCTTGGCTATTATCATTTGCCAATACGCTACTAATACCAGCAGCACCAGCAAGAGCAGACATCTTCATAAACGCACGACGAGATTGTGCTTTGATATCATACTCATTCATTCTTTCTTCCTTTCTTCCTTTTTATCTTACTTAGCTACAGAGTAGTAGGTTTTCCAATACTGTGTATCACCACTATAGAGTATTTCATCCTTTGTAGATCTTCCTTGTAATACTCCATCTTGTTTTTTTTCATTTTTACAACCAGCAAGTGCAAGCCCACCTATTGCAACAGCAACAGAAGTCTTTGTAGTAGTTTTCAAAAACTCTCTTCGAGAATTTTTTTCACTCATTACAGCCTCCTCTTTTGAATTTGGGGAAATAGCCCCATATAAGATCTAGAAATTTAGACCTTATATGGGGTTACTAGACTTTCTTCCAAAATGCAAAATTCTTCAAAAATATCAAATGCTCTAAGATAAAAATCACTTTCAATTTTTTGCATCAAAGATTTTGAAATTCCATATCTAATAGGTAGGATACAGGTCTCATAAACTACCCCTGCTTTTTTTTCGTTATTTTGTTGTAGTAGATATTTTGCAAAAAGACATAAGATTCCAAGTTGATCTTCATTTTCTTTTGTAAAGTTTTTATCAAGATAAAAACCACCATCTTTTAACAATTCTCTCACATAAACCAGACTTTCTCCACCCATACAACCATCTTTGTAATGGGAAAGATAAAGTGGGATTGTGTGATGTTTTTTATCAAAGGACAAAATAAAGCTTTTTGTATATTCCTGAAGTATAATGTCTGTGTTTTCTTGTAATTTTTTCTCTAAAAAATCAAATGCTATTTGTGATTTTTCACCTAAGGGATATTGCTTTAAAATACCAACTTGTTGCTTGAGATTTTCTTGATTTTTTTGCAATAACTCATACAAAAAAAGATTTGCAAAAAAATCATAATACACAACTCTAGCACCAATGATTCTAGTACCTAAACTTTTTTGTTCTATCATACCTAAGCTCCAAACATCACCTTAACCTTACAGGTTTCACAGCACTCAAGTGATCTTATTTTTTTCTTATCATCACCAAAAAGAGGTAACATCATATTTTTGATTTTTTCTATGGATTTTGTAGTAGCAAAAACCTTTCCACATTCTACACACCTAAAGCCTGTGTCTTTTGCCATTACATTGTTGCTAAACCAATTTTCTTGAAGTCTTAAAACACCAAAATTTGTGCTAATGGCATTCTCAGGACAAGAATCTACACAATAGTTGCAAGTAGTACAGAGGCTGGGATTATGTAAAAGTGAAAAGTCTCCTGTGCTTAAGCTTTGGACATTGCAAGCACCAATACAGCCCATGCACAAAGTGCATTTTTCTTTATCAATATAAACTTCTCCATATGTATTACCTGTGGTTTGTATCTCTCCAAAATCTCTATCTTTAACCATAAAGCGCAATCTTTCAGAAAAAATATGTCGTAATTCTTCTTTTTGGTCTTGATGATAGGTATAAAAAAACTCCTCTTGTATATCTGCTTGAGAAATAGCCTCTTGTAAAAATTGCTCATCTTGAACTAGAAAAATAGCCCTTTTCTGATAGATTCTCTCAAAAATTTCATTAATAAGCTCTACGCTTTTTTGCAATCTTTCATTTTTTTCCCGATCAAAAAGAACTATTTGAGAACCACTCTCTTGAATGATGCTTAGTAAATAAACTTCATTGAGAAGATGAGGTTGTATGATTACTAAAGGTAGGCTTTTGTGGAAATCTAGATTTTTTATATTTTCTACTTCTTTAGAGGCCACCACAAGGGGCACTATGTCCTTATAAAGTTTTGCAATTTTAAAAATTGCTTCCTTGCTATATCCATCCCTTTGGATGGCTCCACTTGGACACACCATTACACAGGCTCCACAGCTGATGCAATCAAGTGCTGAAAAGTGAAGTTCCATCAATGTATCATTTTTACTTACCCCAAAAGTAGGGCAAACATCCACACACGAGTGGCAATATCCTTGATTTTGTTTATTGGGTCTTCTGTGATGATACTGACATTTATCTGGGTTATAGTGAATAACATTATGATAGGAATACTCTCCTATTTTAGAATCTAATACCTTGATTAAATCTTCAGGACTTTCGTAATCTTCAACACTCTCGCATCCCATAAAGCGTTTGAGATTTTCATCTTCATAAAAAAGAACTATTTGAGAGTAATAAAGCTTTTCTTGAGAAGTTGTAGATATTTCAAAATTCCCCAGATATCCACCAACTTCTTGAATTTCTTTGGGAGATAAGACTTTAACTTCGTATTTAATTGGTTTATAAGAGCGAAGAAACAAAGCAAAATCTTCTGTTTCTAATCCATCTCCTAATATTAAAACCCTAGGTTTAACCTCTATGCTATAGAAATGAAAAAAATCAGAATAATCTTCAGATATTTCTAGACTTTTTCTCAAGATATCTTGCTTAGAAGCATCAAATTTCTGTGCTAAAATAGGTAACATTGTCTCGTCCTTAACTCCTCTTATACCAAGAGCTTTCACTCAAGGTAAAAAGGTCACTAAATTATACCAAATTAACCTAATAATCTGAGTTTTTTGATTTCTTTAAATTGACATATTGTAGAAGAATAGTAATAAAAACACTCAAGCTAATACCCAGTAGATATGCCCAAAATATAAAAGCCTTTAAGTGCATCAAACTAAATAAACCAATTATCAAGAGCGTATAAGCCAAGATTCTAAGCCAAGAAAAGGATAGTTCTATGCCTGAAATAATTTTTGAGGGCTTATTTTTCTTCTTTTGGTTTTTGTCAGTCTGATTTATTAAATTTGCTTTGTGTTGAACATATTTTTTTATGGCAAGAAAGTTTGCAATTGCAACAAGTAAAAAACTTATATAACCTATTTCAAAGTTATAAATCTCAAGGTAATTTTGTGAATATGCAAATAGTCCTAATGCTCCAAGTAAATTAACCAATAGGATAATAAGCAGACATTGTATTTTACACATCTTTTTTTTCCTGTTTTTTATCTTGATGGTAGGTATATTTTATGTCTTCAGAAAGTTCTTTTAAATCCCTTTGAGATCTTTTATAAGCTTTGTAAATATTTAAAAATCCTGCACTAACACCCCAAAATACGCCTAACCAAAGGAGCCAATAAATACCAGTAAGGTTCTTTAATAAAACCCCAATGCCAATACCAATTAAAACAGCAACAACAATTGAAATACCAAGACTTAAGTCATAAATTCCTGTAACAACTTTTTTTATTTTTTTCTCATCCTTTTTCATTTAATAACCCTAAAGACTTCATCTGCACAATCTAAAACTTTATCAATGATATTTTCATTCATCGGTGTACAAATAAATCCTGTTTCAAATTGAGAGCAAGCAAAATACACACCTCTGTGTAGCATTTCTTGATGAAATTTTGCAAATAAAGAGAGATTGCTTGATTTTGCATCATCAAAATTTTTTATTTCTTTCTCATTAAAAAAGAAGCCAAACATACTTCCTCTTACGCAAGTTTGTAGTGCAATATCATAGGTATTGGCAAGTTTCAATAATCCTTGTGTAAGTTTTAATCCTAGTTTTTCCATTTCATCATAAATATGTGGATTGTGTTCAATTTTGCATAATGTTGCAAGTCCGGCAGAAACTGCTATAGGATTTCCACTAAGTGTTCCTGCTTGATAGACTCCTCCACAAGGCGAAAGTAAGCTCATGATTTCTTCTTTTCCTCCAAAAGCTGCTAATGGCATACCCCCACCAATTACCTTTCCAAAAGTAAAGAGATCAGGCAATACATCGCTATAAGCTTGAATCCCATTCTTTGCAGCTCTAAATCCGCTCATTACTTCATCAAAAATCAAAACCGCATTGTATTGATTGCAAATTTCTCTTAAGTTTTTTAAAAACTCTAAATCAGCAGGAACTAATCCCATATTTCCAGCAATAGGCTCAATAATAACACAACCAATATTTCCATTTTTAAAGCAAGCTTCTACAGAATCTATATCATTGTATCTTGCAACAAAAGTATGTTTGCTTAAATCTTTTGGCACCCCTAAGGAACTTGGATTTCCAAATGTGGCACATCCGCTCCCAGCACTTACTAATAAGCTATCGCTATGTCCGTGATAGCAACCATCAAACTTTAAAATATCATCCTTTTTACTAAAGGCTCTAGCAAGACGTATGGCACTCATAACCGCTTCTGTTCCAGAGCTTACTAATCGAATCTTATCAATCCCATCATAAAATGAAATAATCATTTTTGCTAAAGTGGTTTCTTTTTCTGTTGGAGCGCCAAAACTCAAGCCATCTTGTATTGCTTCCATCACAATATTTTGGGTGTCTTGATCGCAATGTCCAAAAATTAAAGGTCCCCAACTTTGAACAAAATCAATATAATGATTATTATCTACATCAATAAGCTCAAAACCTTTTGCTTTATGAATAAATATAGGCGTTCCACCTACACTACCAAATGCTCTTACAGGAGAATTTACACCTCCTACAATCACTTGTTTTGCTTCATTAAAATCATTGATACTAAAGCGCAAATCCATTAAAAACTCCATTATTTTATTAATTGAGTTGAATTATACATCATTGATGAATTAATCCCAAGGAAACCATAATAAAGACTTGCTTTCAAGTTTAAACAAAAGTTTTTTTGAAAAATTATCATGAAAAAAATTATAAAAATAAGCTACAATGTTTTCACTGCATTTTTAAAATTTTTTCTAGGGGGGAGGGGGCTTATCCCATTTTCTAATATTTGCTTTATGATGTTTAGAAGTGAAGAATCCCCCTTATATATTCTCAAAAAC contains:
- a CDS encoding twin-arginine translocation signal domain-containing protein; protein product: MSEKNSRREFLKTTTKTSVAVAIGGLALAGCKNEKKQDGVLQGRSTKDEILYSGDTQYWKTYYSVAK
- a CDS encoding molecular chaperone TorD family protein, which gives rise to MIEQKSLGTRIIGARVVYYDFFANLFLYELLQKNQENLKQQVGILKQYPLGEKSQIAFDFLEKKLQENTDIILQEYTKSFILSFDKKHHTIPLYLSHYKDGCMGGESLVYVRELLKDGGFYLDKNFTKENEDQLGILCLFAKYLLQQNNEKKAGVVYETCILPIRYGISKSLMQKIESDFYLRAFDIFEEFCILEESLVTPYKV
- a CDS encoding 4Fe-4S binding protein; the encoded protein is MLPILAQKFDASKQDILRKSLEISEDYSDFFHFYSIEVKPRVLILGDGLETEDFALFLRSYKPIKYEVKVLSPKEIQEVGGYLGNFEISTTSQEKLYYSQIVLFYEDENLKRFMGCESVEDYESPEDLIKVLDSKIGEYSYHNVIHYNPDKCQYHHRRPNKQNQGYCHSCVDVCPTFGVSKNDTLMELHFSALDCISCGACVMVCPSGAIQRDGYSKEAIFKIAKLYKDIVPLVVASKEVENIKNLDFHKSLPLVIIQPHLLNEVYLLSIIQESGSQIVLFDREKNERLQKSVELINEIFERIYQKRAIFLVQDEQFLQEAISQADIQEEFFYTYHQDQKEELRHIFSERLRFMVKDRDFGEIQTTGNTYGEVYIDKEKCTLCMGCIGACNVQSLSTGDFSLLHNPSLCTTCNYCVDSCPENAISTNFGVLRLQENWFSNNVMAKDTGFRCVECGKVFATTKSIEKIKNMMLPLFGDDKKKIRSLECCETCKVKVMFGA
- a CDS encoding AtpZ/AtpI family protein → MKKDEKKIKKVVTGIYDLSLGISIVVAVLIGIGIGVLLKNLTGIYWLLWLGVFWGVSAGFLNIYKAYKRSQRDLKELSEDIKYTYHQDKKQEKKDV
- the hemL gene encoding glutamate-1-semialdehyde 2,1-aminomutase, whose product is MDLRFSINDFNEAKQVIVGGVNSPVRAFGSVGGTPIFIHKAKGFELIDVDNNHYIDFVQSWGPLIFGHCDQDTQNIVMEAIQDGLSFGAPTEKETTLAKMIISFYDGIDKIRLVSSGTEAVMSAIRLARAFSKKDDILKFDGCYHGHSDSLLVSAGSGCATFGNPSSLGVPKDLSKHTFVARYNDIDSVEACFKNGNIGCVIIEPIAGNMGLVPADLEFLKNLREICNQYNAVLIFDEVMSGFRAAKNGIQAYSDVLPDLFTFGKVIGGGMPLAAFGGKEEIMSLLSPCGGVYQAGTLSGNPIAVSAGLATLCKIEHNPHIYDEMEKLGLKLTQGLLKLANTYDIALQTCVRGSMFGFFFNEKEIKNFDDAKSSNLSLFAKFHQEMLHRGVYFACSQFETGFICTPMNENIIDKVLDCADEVFRVIK